The following nucleotide sequence is from Pacificitalea manganoxidans.
CAAAGGGCACGGCGGGCGCGGCTATTTCTCCAAAATCATCAAGCACGCCCAACAAGATCTCAAGACTCGCGGAGGCGCCTTCATCTTCGGGTTTCCCAACCACAATTCCGGCCCGATTTTTGTCAAGAAACTGGGCTTTACCCTGTCAGAGAACCAGCCTTGCGTTTTTTTACGCAACCCTTTGGGTCTGCTTGGGCAGATCGACGGAGGGATGCTTCTGGAGCAAATGGTGCCCGACACGTCGGTCACCTTCGATATGCGTGAGACCGCCGCTTGGAAATCCGGACAAGACGACAGCTTTTTCGAGTTGGATCACCTGACGAATTACCTGTTCGGGAAGGTTCAGCGAAAGACGATCAAAGGCGTGCCCTTGCGTCTCATGATCATCGGCGGCTACGAGATCAACAAACCGCACCAGTTTGGCACACTGATCGCACGCGCGATGAAACAGGTCGGAGCACAGTTTGCCCGAACCAACGCAAATGCCCATGGACCTCTGGCGCGGGCAAGCGGT
It contains:
- a CDS encoding GNAT family N-acetyltransferase, coding for MTVVASMDLGSETEKQKILELQQHAFGDFSGPLFDHILRDTPRGAVGYGIHDDGRLVAFNAFMGHSVHRAGQTGIAYQSCMSATHKGHGGRGYFSKIIKHAQQDLKTRGGAFIFGFPNHNSGPIFVKKLGFTLSENQPCVFLRNPLGLLGQIDGGMLLEQMVPDTSVTFDMRETAAWKSGQDDSFFELDHLTNYLFGKVQRKTIKGVPLRLMIIGGYEINKPHQFGTLIARAMKQVGAQFARTNANAHGPLARASGLRRSTAKTEPTIAFPLNWDVEAQFVEACGGIKDVY